In Candidatus Hydrogenedentota bacterium, the sequence CCATCGAGTACGACCACGAGATCACCCGGCCTATCCTCGAGGAGACCTACGGCATCGCGGTCTACCAGGAGCAGGTCATGCAGCTCGTGCAGGCCTGCGCCGGATTCAGCCTCGGCCAGGCCGATATCGTCCGCCGCGCCATGGGCAAGAAGAAGAAGGACCTGCTCGACGAGCAGAAGATCAAGTTCGTGGAGGGCTGCGCCACCCGGGGCATCGACGCCAAACTGGCCAATGTGATCTGGGACAAGATCGAGACCTTTGCCGGCTACGGCTTCAACAAGTCCCACAGCGTGGCCTACGCCTTCGTGGCCTACCAGACCGCCTTCCTCAAGGCGAACTACCCCGTCGAGTTCATGTGCGCCCTGCTCACCAGCGAATCGGGCAACCTGGATAAGGTGGCGCTGTACGTGGACGAGTGCCGCCGCATGGGCATTGACGTGCTGCCGCCGGACATCAACCACAGCTGGAACCACTTTGCGGTGGAGGGCAACGCCATCCGCTTCGGCATGGGCGCCATCAAGAACGTGGGGGAGGGGCCCACCGCCGCCATCACCGAGGAGCGCACGAAAAACGGCTCCTACGACGACGTCTTCGACCTGTGCAAACGCCTCGACACGCGCCTCGTCAACCGGCGCTGCCTGGAAAGCCTCAACAAGGCGGGCGCCTTCACCGGGACCGGCTGGAACCGCAGGCAGGTCGAGGCGGTGCTCGATCAGGCCCTCGGCGAGGGCCAGAGCGCGCAGCGCGACCGCGACGCCGGCCAGTTTTCTCTTTTCGACATGGACGGCATGGAAGACACCATGGCCACCATGCACCAAAAGCCCGATCTGCCCAATTTTCCGGACCACGAGGTCCTGCAGATGGAAAAGGAGATGCTCGGGCTGTATATCAGCAGCCATCCGCTCGACCCCTACGACCGGATCATCGAGCGCTTCGGAACCGCCAACCTGATCAACCTTTCCGAATACAAGGATGGGGAAATCATCAATGTGGCGGGCGTTATTACCAGCGTGCGGATTCACGTGACCAAGAAGAACGACCGCATGGCCTTCGTCGCCCTCGAAACGCGGCAGGGCCTGCTCGAAGTCACCGTGTTCCCCAGCACCTTCGAGCAGAAGGCCGGGATTATCGCGGCGGACATGATTGTCATGATGCCCGCGCGTGTCAACTACCGGAACGACGAGCCCGGCCTGGTCGCGGAGGATGTCTACGCTATCGAGGACTCGGAGAAGCACCTCACGCGCGCCCTGCACGTGCGCCTGCCCCGCAACGTCATCCGCGACGGCGCCCTGGAGCGCCTGGCGGAACTGCTGGGCAACGCCAGGGGCAATTGCGACGTCTACCTCCACTGCCAGACCGCCGGCGGCGCCGAAGTCACGATTCACACCACCGAGGCCTGCCTCGTCCCCGCCGGGCGCCAGTTCGCCTACGCTGTGGAAAACCTGGTCGGCCCCGACAACGTCTGGTTTTCCGGAGGCATGGGCCTGCCCACGCACCGCCCGCCGGAGATCGTCCAGCGCGAAAAGAAGCCCTGGGAACGAAAACGCGCCGGCTGATCGGCGTTGCGCCGCGAACAGGTCCAGGGAATCAGGTATTCGGTCGGGCGCGCCTTGCAGATCACCACGCATTTCTGCTCCAATGCTGCTCGGAATTATTACACGCGCCCGCGTCCCGCTCGCCCGCCATTCGGCGCGCAGCCGCGCGGCCCTGGAGACCCACCCGTGAAGTACCTCATCGCGCCCCTTTGCCTCGCCCTTGCACCCCTGGCCCTGGCGGAAGACGCCATCCGCCAACTCCCCGCGTCCGAATACCTCAGCCGGATGACCGCCGGTTGGATCGGCCAGATGGCCGGCGTCGGCTGGGGCGCCCCCACGGAATTCCAGTACAACGGGCGGATCATCCCCGCGGAGGAGTTTCCCGAATGGAAGCCCGAGTTTATTAACCAGTTCTATCAGGATGACCTCTACGTCGAGATGACGTTCCTGAAGTCACTCGAAGACTACGGCTGGGACGTGTCCCTCAAGCAGGCGGGCATCGACTTCGCCCGGAGCGGCTACGCCCTCTGGCACGCCAACGCCGCCGGCCGCGCCAACCTCCGCGAGGGCATCGCCCCGCCCGATTCGGGACACCCCGAATTCAACAAGCACGCCGACGACATCGACTACCAGATCGAAGCGGATTTCTCCGGCCTCATCGCGCCCGGCCTGCCCAACGTGCCGATCCGCCTGGGCGAGACCTTTGGCCGCATCATGAACTACGGCGACGGCCTCTACGGCGGCCAGTTTGTCGGCGGCATGTACGCCGCGGCCTTCTTCGAAACCGACCCCGAAGCCATAGTCCGCGCCGGGCTCGAGTGCATTCCCGCCGAAAGCCAGTACGCCGAGTGCATCCGCGACGTCATCGCCTGGTGGAAGGCGCACCCGGACGACTGGGAAGCCGCCTGGCGCGAGATCGAGACGAAGTACAACGAGAACCTCGACTACCGCCGCGCTTCCTGCGGCGGGAAGCGCAAGGAATTCAATATCGACGCCAAGATCAACGGCGCCTACATCGTCATGGGCCTGCTCTACGGCCAGCGCGACCCCGACAAGACCATTGAAATCGCCACCCGCTGCGGCCAGGATTCCGACTGCAACCCCTCCAGCGCCGCCGGCATCCTCTTCACCACCATGGGCCTCGAAAACGTTCCCGAAAAGTTCACGTCCGCCCTCGACCGCGACGCCGTCTTCTCCCACACCAACTATTCCTTCACCAAACTCATCGAAGTCTCGGAAACGCTGGCGCGCGACGCCGTCGTGCGCGCGGGCGGCGAAATCATCCGCGATGGGGAGCGCGAAGTATTTCGCATTCCCCGCCAGAAGCCAGAACCCACGGCGCTGGAGCAGAGCTGGAACCCCGGCCCCATCGCCAACAGCCGCTACACCGAAGCCGAACTCGCCGAACAAATCCGGCCCCAGGAGCTCTCCGACGGCCGCACCGACATGAACCAGGTGATCGCCAGCTTCGCCCCCGGCTGGCAGATAAGAGATTGCGGCCTCGAAATGGACCCCGGCATCCGGCCCGCCTACCGCGGGCGCCAGAACGTGCTCGTAACCCACCCCGACGACGGCGCCACGCCCGCCGTCATCTGGCGCGAGGGCACGATCCCCCAGAATACCCGCGGGACGCTCCGCCTCACCGTCAGCCACCACGACAACGCCGACTGGCAGCTTATCGTCAAGATCAACGGCCAGGAAGTGCACAATCAGCCCGTAAGCGCCGAAACCGTCACCGACGGCTGGCTCACCGTCGACATCGACCTCGCGCCCTACGCCGGCCAGACCGTCAAGGCCGAACTGCTGAACCAGCCCACCGGCTGGTTCTGCGAAGCCGCGTATTGGGGCGAGATCGCCTTGCTCGGCCTGTGATAGCCGGCCCGTTCTTCAGCGAAGGAATCCGGCAGCGGGCGCCGGGACGTTACGGAATGCGCCCCTCAGCGAGACACCGCGAACGCCACCGCCAGCAGCGCAAGAAACACCACCGCCCCGGCAATGGCGAAAGGCCGTATGGGTGACGGCAGCGCAAACGTCGCCCCGCACGTAAAGCAGCGCCCCGTCTTCCGCTTGTCCCCCGGACCTACTTCAAAGACCGTTCCACACCGTTTGCACTTGATACGCCTCATGACCGCGCTCCACGCAGTCCCCTCCCCGAACTGCAACCACACGACACCGGCGCTCCCACCCCCGGGAATACCGCTCCCCGAAAGCCGATCCCTATGATGCGCCTCCCGGGGGTGGAATGCAACACGAAAAAAGGGGGCCGGGGGCATCGAGTGCAAGTATAGTCAGGCCAGGATGCGTCCGAAATTTCGGTGGCGCCCTTATGGTAGACTTGATGCCAAAGGAATAAGCCAATATATGTGTGCGATTCATGCTAATGCCTGGGCTGCGTTAACAAGAGGCAATGTGGGGTGATTTGTCGTGGGAAACAGGAAGCTTACGTATACCGAATTCTCGGTCGCGGCAGCGCTCATCGGCCTGGTGGCCCTGCTGATCTTGCACATGTTCGCAAATACGTACGCCAACCACATGCGCTATTCGTGCCAGCAAAACTTGAAGGCTTTCGGAACCGTTTTCCGTATGTATATGGAGGAATCGGAGGGGGAATTCCTTCCACCGCCGGCACCGTACGCGGATATCGGCGAAGGTGGCTGGTCCAACCTAATATGGAGTGCTCCAAAGGGAATCACCATTTACCCGGATTATTTGAATGACCTCGAAATCGCGCGTTGTCCCTCAGACGGACTGCAATACCCGTACGCGAAAGACCTGTCACCACGGCTCCCGCGAGATGGCGGCACGTATGACACATGGCAAACGAAGGCGCTGTCCGAGGGCGACACTGTTTCATACGACTACTTCTTGAGCGCCGAACTCGCCCAGTCCTATCTGTACACGGGCTATCTCATGTTCGATAGCCCGGCTTATTATGGCTACTGCGGAGCAAGCACTGCGATCGACGATGGGGTTGACGTCGATATTATGGGTGTCGGTGCTCTGGGGGCCAAAAAGTTGAACGATGACCTGCCTATTGACGGAAGCCGCTGGCCTCCCTGGGTCCCTTCGCCTCCCGAAGCAGTTGGATTTGACAACCGACAGTCAATTCTACGTTTACGTAGTGGAATGCAGCGCTTCTTTATTACGGATGGCAGCCGCTGGTACTGGAACCAGGGGAAAAAACCCATGGTCCCATCCTCAAGCAGTGCACCTGTCATGTGGGATGCCTTCGGTCGAAACGACCCGGCAGAAAGTGACCCGGGGCCAGTCCTTTTCAATCACAAGCCCAATGGTGGAAATATCCTGTTCCTGGACGGCCACGTGGAGTATATGCGCTACGGCGAAACGTTCCCGATAATCGACAACCCAACGACTGTCGATTTGTACACGCGCTATGGCGTTCGTTAGACACAACGCTCCTACCGTGACGGTCGTACCCATACGCTCTGGCATCCGCCACCGGCCTGGCGTACCTCGTCGGAAGAACTACGCCCGGGTAATTCACACTTTCGATCCCGCCCGACTACGTCCGCACGTCCAGCGCCTGCAAACCCAACTTATCAAGGAACGCCTTGTCGCGGTCTATGTCGGGATTCTTCGTGCTCAGGAGTTTTTCATCCGCGAAGATAGATTTCGAGCCGACGAGGCGGCGCGGCGGCCGGCTCTCGCAGGTCATGGCCGATCAGCCGGGCTCAGGCGAAACATGATTTCGTACACAGCGCCTGGTCCCAACGAAAAAAGCCCTTTCCGGACTACCCGGAAAGGGCTACAAACGTCGAAGTGCAAAAATGGTCGGGGTGAGAGGATTCGAACCTCCGATCTCTCGCCCCCCAGGCGAGCGCCTTAAGCCGGGCTAGGCCACACCCCGACCGAAACTTGGTCAGTCTTTTTTTTTGGGACCGATCAGCGCGAGCATCGCCCGGACTTCGCCTTCGATGCGATCGACGAGGTCTATCGCTTCCTGCTTTGTCCGGGGACGCCCCTCGCCGTGCATTTCCTGCGCGATGCGCAGGCGCACGCCGTCGAGCGCCATCTTTTCGTGCCGCACGAGATGCTTTACGCGCCGCACTATCTCAATGTCTTTTTCGAGGTAGTAGCGGCGGTTTGCGCGGTCCCGCTTGGGTTTCAACTGTGGGATTTTCTCCTCCCATTGCCGGAGCAGGTGGATGGCGACGCCGGTCATTTCGCTGACTTCGCTGATGCGCAGACGCCGCTCGGGAGAAGTTGGCATGGTACTGGATCTTCGGGGGTAATTTCAAGTTGTTTGCGCGCCGGATTGCTCCGGGCCGGCTGGAAAACACGCCACTTTGGGCGTGTTCGCCGCCAGTGTATGAAAAAACCGCGCCGGCCCGCAAGGGGGGGCGGCGCGGCCTGTATTCCGAGGCGCTACTGGATGGGCTCGTCGTCCTGGGTCCAAACGGTGAGGTTGTGGAGGTCGTCGCGCTTGCCCGGCCACAGGCACCCGACGGCATACCCGAGTACGAACATGATCAGGTGCCCGAAGAGGCCCGTATAGTAGTTGTGGTTGAACGAGAGGCTCTGGGGAACGATGCCGAGGCCAACGAAGGCCATGTAAATGGTGTAGCCGGCCGTGAAAAGAATCGCCACGATTATGCTGCGATCATCGCCCACGCGCGTGAAGAACCCCAGCAGGTACAGGCCGAGCAGGCCGCCCGAAGTCAGCGCGGTGAGCACCGTCGCGACGTCCAGCAGCGTCTTGCTCTGCGCGGCGTAGAGCACCGTGGCGCCGACGATCATGATCACCGCCATGAGGCCGCCCACGGACTTCGCCACGATCACGTAGTGCGCGTCGGACTTGTCCTTGGCGATGTGGCGCTTGTACACGTCGACCAGGGAGACGGCCGAGACCGCGCTGATGCTGGAGGAGAGGCTGGACATCGCGGCGGAGAGCACGGCCGCGATGACGAGGCCGGTCAGGCCCATGGGCAGTTGCTTCGTCACGAAGTAGGGCAGCACTTCCTCCGACTTGCGCGTGCCGTCGAGCATCTCCACGGCGGCGGGGTCGGGGAAGACCTGGTAGTACACGTAGAACGCGGTGCCGAGGAACATGAACATCGCCCAGGTCGGGACGCTGAAGCACGTGCACACCCACATGGCGATGCGGGCCTGCTTGATGCTGGCCGAGGCGGCGTAACGCTGCACCACGTTCTGGTTCGCGCTGTATTCCATCATCCAGTTGCCGAGGCCGACGAGGAGGAAGAGCCATATCGTCTTCTCGTGCACGCTCCCCCAGAAGGGCACGGGCGACATCACGGCGTCGGAGGAACTGAGGAAGTCGTAGATGCCAAATTTGTTATTTTCGGCGCCGACTTCAATGATCTGGCCGATGCCGCCGGGGAGCTGGTAAATGATGACGCCGAGGCAGATCACGGCGCCGCCCCAGAGCACCAGCGACTGAATGAAGTCGGTCCACATGACCGCTCGAATGCCGCCGAGAACGGTGTAGAACGAAGTGATCACGCCGCCGATGAGGATGGCCCAATACGGATTGAAGCCCGTAATCGTGTACAGCAGCACCGTCACGAGGTAGAGAATCAGGCTGACCCGAACGACCTGCATGATGATGAACGCGATTGCCGCATACATGCGCGTGATCGGCCCGAAGCGCGTTTCCAGGTATTCGTAGGCCGAGGTTACCCGCGCGCGCCGGAAGAACGGCAGAAAGAAGAACGTCGCCACCAGCACCGCGAGCGGCATCGTGTAGTTCGGCACCATCCGGTACCAGGCGGTCTTGAAGGAGTCGCCCGGATATCCCACGAAGGCCACGGAACTGATCGAGGTTGCGAACATCGAAAAGCCGACCAGCCATCCGGGGAAGGATCGGTCCCCGAGCAGGTAGCCCTCGGTGGTGCGCCCCTTGCTTGCGAAAAACGGTCCCAGCGCCGCCATCGCGCCGAAATACAGCACGAGCACGACATAGTCAACCCAGGTAAAGTGGTCCACGGTGACGATTCCTCTCTCCAAAATTCAATAAAAAGCCGGTCGCATGGTATCAGGCGCCCCCGGCGGGATCAAGTTCAGATTTCACAAGTTTCGGCCACCTCTTTCCGTATCATGCGCTTGAGGCTCGCGATATCCTCCTCTATAATGGCGTTGCGCGGGCCGGGCGCACCGTGTAGCGCGCGGTTCGCCTGTGGGGATGGGGGAGAAGGGGCCGCCGCCGCCCGCGGAAGCCCGCGTCCAGGGGTTGTAACCACCCGGGAGTTCCTTCCCGGATCGAGAAAGAAGGATATATACCCATGAGCAATTTCAAACTTGGCCTGATCGGCGCCGGTTTCATCTCCAAATTCCACGCGCGGGCGCTCCAGTTCGTTCGCGGCGTGGATCTCGCAGGCGTCTACTCGCTCCAGGGCGGCCCCGAGCTCGCCGCCTACGCCAAGGCCCTCGGCGTCGGGGACTGCACGGTTTACAACAGCATCGCCGAACTCTGCAACAATGTCGATGCCGTCTGCGTGTTCAGCCCGAACTTCACGCGGGTCGACGTGCTTACCGCGATTCGCGACGCGGTCAAGGCCGGCGCCGGCATCCAGGGCATCATCATCGAGAAGCCCCTCGGTCGCACGGTCGCCGAAGCCCAGGCCCTGGTCGATCTCGCGAAGGAAACGAAGCTGCCCACGGCCTATTTCGAGAACCAGATCCACATGAAGGGCATTCGCGCCGCGTTGCAGCAACTCAAGCCGCAGATGGACAGCATGGGCCCGATGACGCTCGCCCGCAGCGCCGAAGAGCACGCTGGCCCGCACGAGCCCTGGTTCTGGGATCCCACGCGCCAGGGCGGCGGCGTCCTCAGCGACATGGGTTGCCACAGTATCGCCGTGGGCTGGTATGTGCTTACGCCGCTCGGGAAGCCGGTGAATTTCCTCCAGCCCGTCTCCGTCACGGCGGAAACCAGCCTGCTTAAATGGGGCACGAAGCACGGCCAGCAGCGCCTGCTCGAAAAGATGGGCGTCGACTACGGCAAAACGCCCGCCGAGGATTTCGCCACCGGCACCGTGACCTTCAAGAACCCCGAAACCGGGCAGTTGGTGAAAGCCCAGTTCACCAATTCCTGGATGTACGACAAACAGGGCCTGCGCCTGCTCATGGACGGCATGGGACCCGGCTACGCCTTCGAGCTGAACACGCTCCAGTCGAGCCTTCAGGTGTTCATCGGTGATGAGGCCGCCGAGGCCGTGGCCGACGCCGAAACTGCGCTGGAGAAAGCCACCGCCTCCCGCGGCCTGCTCGCCGTTGAGCCCAACGAAGCCGACCTCTACGGCTACGTGGACGAAATTCAGGACGCGGTCCGCAGTTTCCAGCAGGGCAAGGACGCCCTGCTCAATTTCGAGTATGGCCTCGAGATCACCAGGCTCTGCCAGGCCGCCTACATGGCCGCCGAGCGCGGTGTGACGCTGGATCTCACCGACGCGAAGGTCCAGGAGGATCTGAAGACCTACACCTCGCTGATCGCACAGGGGCGTGGGCGGGAGATCCTGCACGTGATGTAATCCATCCGGGCGGGCCGCCGTGCGTATCGGTGGCCCGCCTTCCTGTTTGGTGGCCCGCCCGATTCATGCTATGCTCAGTCCCTGCACGGAGGAGACCGAGGATTCATGGAATATCGCGAAATCTTGTTTTCCGTGGCGGATTATATCGCCACCATCACCCTCAACCGCCCAGACAAGCTCAACGCGTGGACCCTCCGCATGGAGGCCGAATATCGCCACGCCATGGCGGATGCGGAGACCCGGAGCGATGTGCGGGTCATCGTCGTCACCGGCGCGGGCCGGGGATTTTGCGCGGGCGCGGACATGAGCCTCCTCACCGCGGTCCAGAGTGGCGAACTCGATTTGGAAGCCGCCCCGGCGCCGGCCGCCGATGCTCCGGGCGCCGGCGGCCGCGACGATTTCCAGAAGCCCTACACCTTCCCTCTGGGGATACAGAAACCCATCATTGCCGCCATCAATGGCCACGCGATGGGCCTGGGCCTCGTGCACGCCATCTATTGCGACATCCGCTTTGCCAGCGACCAGGCGAAGTTCGGCACGGCCTTCTCGCAGCGCGGCCTGATTGCCGAGCACGGCCTCGGCTGGATGCTCCCGCGCCTGATCGGCGTGGAAAATACGCTCGATCTGCTCTATTCCGCGCGCATTGTCGGCGCGGACGAGGCAAAGGCCCTCGGGCTGGTCAGCCGCGTTGTCCCCCACGAGGAATTGCTCCCGCGGGTATACGAATACGCCGCCCACCTGGCCACACAGTGCTCGCCGCGCGCGCTGGGAATCATCAAGCGCCAGGTGTACGATTCCCTGATGTCCGACCTGGGCCCCGCCACGGACATCGCCATTCGGGAGATGATCGACAGCTTCGGCACGGAGGACTTCGCCGAAGGCGTGGCCTCGTTCCTCGAAAAACGCCCGCCCCGATTCACGGGCAACTGACCGGAGATCGTAACCATGAGTCTGCTCTTCACCGCCGCCGTAATGGCCTGCGCCGTGTCCGGGACGCCCGGACTCGAAAGCGCGCTGATCTTCCCGCCGGAAAAAATGCACAACCACAGCGCCTCGATCGTCGAAATGCCGGGCGGCGATCTTCTCGCCGTCTGGTTTCACGGGCGCGGCGAGAAGAGCGACGACACGCTCGTCTTGCAGGGCGCCCGCAAGCCGAAAGGCGCCGCCGCGTGGAGCGCGCCCTTTGTCGTCGCCGACAATCCCGGCCTTCCCGACCAAAACCCGGTGGTCTTTATCGACCCCGACGGGGTGCTCTACCTCTGGTGGATATCCGCCCTGGCCAATACCCGCGAGACCTATTTCCTGCAATACCGCACCGCGACGAACTACGAAGGCGAGGGCGCGCCGAAGTGGGATCGAAGCGGATTCATTACCATTCCGCCCCCCAATCTCGCCGCGGCGATGGACGCCATGGCCGATACCGTGGACGCGAAGTTCGGTGCCGCCTTTGATTCCGAGAAGAAGTACCGCGAGCGCCTTATTCACGGCCAGCGCATGGCCCGGTTCGACGAGACCTACATCGACGACTGGGACGAACCCGTGATCGGGCGCCTTGCGCACATGCTCTCCTGGATGCCGCGCTGCCAGCCCATTATGCTTCAGGACGGCCGCCTGACGATCGGCCTCTATTCCGACGTCTACATGACCTCGCTCGCCTGCTTCACGACCGACGGCGGCGCCACCTGGACGTACGGCGAGCCTATGCCAGACTACGGGCTCATTCAGCCCGCCTTTTTGCAGCGGAAAGACGGGACCCTGGTCGCCTATGGCCGCGACAAGGGCCCGCTCAAGAAAATCCGCGCGGCCGAATCTTCCGACGCGGGTCAGACCTGGACCAAATTCTACGACTTGCCGATCGACAACCCCGACTCCAGCCTCTCGGCCATCGTCCTGGCGAGTGGTCGCTGGCTCATGATCGCAAATGACCTCACCGGACAAGATGGGCGCCATGGCCGCTCGCGCCTCGTGGCGTTGCTCTCCGAAGACGAAGGCGCGACCTGGCCCTGGAAGCGCGCCATCGAGGACAGCACCGCGCCGCCCGAGTTCAAGCCGCACGCCTCGTATCCCACGGCGATTCAGGCGCGGAATGGCGCCATTCACATCGTCTACACGTATACCCCGGTGGAGGGAGAATGCATAAAGCACGTAACCCTTTCCGAAGACTGGATTCGCGCCGCGGAATAATACGCGGGGAAGACAGTGCACGCCGGGACCTCCTCGGGTTCGCGGCACAGCGTAACGTTGGTCTACCAAGGAGAACCCCATGTTTGGAATCGGATTGGCCCTCGTGGCCCTCGGCATAACCTCCGGAGCGCCGGATCAGGTTATACTCCAGGATGTGCAGCACGTGACCGTGTATGGCGAGCCGGGACGCTTCGGCGGGTGGCCGGCGAATCACGGCATGTGGATCTGGGACAACGAAATCCTCGTGGGCTACAGTCGGGGCCACTACCTCGATCGCGGCGACCGGCACCATTTCGATCCCGAGAAGCCCGAAGAGCACCGGCTTGCCCGCAGCCTGGACGGCGGCCTCACCTGGACGCACGAGCACCCGGCGGACAACGGCGACCTCATCCCCGAGGACGGCGCGCTTCACGGGACGCCGCTGCCCGGCGTCACCGTGCCCGCCCCGACCGATTGCCCTGGCGGCATCAACTTCACCCACCCCGACTTCGCCCTGACCATGCGCATGAACAGCGTGCACGACGGCCAGTCGCGTTTCTACTACTCCTATGATCGGGGCAAGACGTGGGAGGGGCCCTTCAAGCTGCCCAGCTTCCATACGCCCGGGACCGCCGCCCGCACGGATTACATCGTCGAGGATGCCGATTCCTGCCTGTTCTTCAGCACCGCAGGCAAGGCGGATGGCCGCGAAGGGCGTCTCTTCTGCTTCCGCACCGACGACGGCGGTAAGTCGTTCCAGTTCGTTTCCTACATCGGTGAGGATCCCGGCCAGCCGGGCCATTTCGGCATCATGCCGTCGTCCGTTCGCCTCAATGAAAACGAGTTGATCGTCGCCGAACGCCACCGCGAAGGACCTATGCGGAACATCGCGCTGTACCGTTCCACGGATAACGGCAAGACCTGGACGCGCGAGGCGGACCCCGTGGATACGGTCGGCGCCGGCAATCCGCCGGCCATGATCAAGCTCGCGGACGGTCGCATCTGCCTGACCTACGGCTACCGCGCCGAGCCCTTCAGCATGTGCGCCAAAATAAGCGCCGATGGCGGCAAGACCTGGGGTCCCGAGCTCGTGCTGCGCAACGACGGCATCACCAAGGACATGGGCTACCCCCGCACCGTGCAGCGGCCGGACGGCAAAGTCGTCACAACCTACTACTTCGCGGACGGCAAGATCGGGCCGGAGCGAACCATCGAAGCCACCATCTGGATGCCCCCGGCGCCGTAAGGTGCGCGGCGCGTCACTGCAAATCCATCGCCTCCATCCGGCGCTGCTCCGCTTCGGCGTAGCGGCGCCGGATCATTATATACCCAATCCCGAAAATCGCGCCGATCAGTCCGCCGCCATAGGCCGTCGGATACCACGCGTCCCACGTCGCGCCCGCCGACCACAGGATCAGTCCCGCGAGCATCATCAGCGCGCCCAGAACCGCGAAAGCCGCCGTCCCCGCCAGCACCCCGCGGCGTCCCCGCCCGCGCGAAGCGAGCATGCCCGCCACGCCGCCCCAGATCCCGCCCGCGGCGCCGAGTATCCCAAAGACGACCCCGGCCCAGGCGCCGATGGGCCACGTTGAATCTGCTTCCCAGAGCGCCAGATTGCGAATCGTCACCGTGCCCGGGCCTTCGAAGCGGACCCCCAGCCGCGCG encodes:
- a CDS encoding exo-alpha-sialidase, whose translation is MFGIGLALVALGITSGAPDQVILQDVQHVTVYGEPGRFGGWPANHGMWIWDNEILVGYSRGHYLDRGDRHHFDPEKPEEHRLARSLDGGLTWTHEHPADNGDLIPEDGALHGTPLPGVTVPAPTDCPGGINFTHPDFALTMRMNSVHDGQSRFYYSYDRGKTWEGPFKLPSFHTPGTAARTDYIVEDADSCLFFSTAGKADGREGRLFCFRTDDGGKSFQFVSYIGEDPGQPGHFGIMPSSVRLNENELIVAERHREGPMRNIALYRSTDNGKTWTREADPVDTVGAGNPPAMIKLADGRICLTYGYRAEPFSMCAKISADGGKTWGPELVLRNDGITKDMGYPRTVQRPDGKVVTTYYFADGKIGPERTIEATIWMPPAP